GCATCCTCATCGCCGACACGAAGGTCGAGTTCGGCGTGCGCGCCGACGGCACGCTCGTGCTCGCCGACGAGCTGCTGACGCCCGACTCGTCGCGTTTCTGGCCGGCCGCGTCGTGGCAGCCGGGGCGCGCACAGGATTCGTACGACAAGCAGTTCGTGCGCGACTGGCTGACGTCCCCGGCCTCTGGTTGGGACAAGTCGTCGGGCGAGCAGCCGCCGGCATTGCCCGACGACATCGTCGCCGCCACGCGCGCCAAGTACATCGAGGCCTACGAAGCACTGACGGGCCGCACGTTCGCGTGACGGGTCGCAGGGCGGCAGGCGAGCCCGAGGTTCAGCGACCGGCCCACGGCATCAGTATCGGTGTCGATCTGGCTGCCGCCCCGGTCAACACCGCTGCGGTGGAGTTGGGTTGGGAGGGGGACCGCGCGACGATCGTCGACGTCTGGGGCGAGGGTCGTGAGTGCGTCAGCGACGCGGTGCTCGTCAGCCTCCTCGATCGCAGTGACGCCGAGATCGGCGTCGACTGCCCGTTCGGCTGGCCTCAGGAGTTCGTCGAACTCGTGGGTGATCAGGGTGGTGGGGAACCGGGCGGGTCCGAGGTGCGGGAAGCGTCCTACGCGACGCCGGACGAGCGCCAGCGCTTGGTCTATCGGGCGACGGATCTCGACGTCATCGAGGTGACGAAGCGCCACGGCTCGAGCGCTGATCCGGCGCGGCCGGCCGTCAGGCCGCTCAGTGTCTCGGCCGATCGCATCGCCCACGTGTGCGCACCGTGACGCGGCCCGTCCAGAGGGCTGGATCCACCTGCCGCTGCGCACGACGTGAGCGGGAATGGGGCGTTGTCGGTGGCGCCCGCCTAGACTCAGGGTGCTGGACACACCGCCTCTCACAGGGAGAACCCATGGGCCACGTCGTCGTCGACGTCATGCTGAAGTCCGAGATCCTCGACCCGCAGGGTCAGGCCGTCGCCGGTGCGCTGCCGCGCCTCGGTTTCGAGCAGTTCACCGACGTGCGTCAGGGCAAGCGTTTCGTCCTCACCGTCGACGGTGATGTGACGGACGCGCACCTCGCTGCGGCGCGTGAGGCGGCCGACAAGCTGCTGAGCAACCCCGTGATCGAGGACGTCGTCAGCGTGCACGACCTGAAGGACGAGCAGTGAAGATCGGCGTCATCACCTTCCCCGGTTCGCTCGACGATCACGACGCGAAGCGCGCCGTCCGCCTCGCCGGGGGAGACCCCGTCGACCTGTGGCACGGTGACGCCGACCTCAAGGGCGTCGACGCCGTCGTCGTGCCGGGCGGTTTCAGCTACGGCGACTACCTGCGCTGCGGCGCCATCGCGCGGTTCGCGCCTGTCATGGACGAGCTGATCCCTGCGGCGCAGGGCGGCATGCCCGTGCTCGGCATCTGCAACGGCTTCCAGATCCTGTGCGAATCGCATCTGTTGCCCGGCGCGCTCATTCGCAACGACCACCAGAAGTTCCTGTGCAAGGACCAGGTGCTGCGTGTCGAGAACACCTCCACCGCGTGGACGAACGCTTTCACGGCCGATCAGGAGATCACCATCGCGCTGAAGAACGGGGAGGGCTGCTTCGTCGCAGATGACGCGACGCTCGACCGCCTCGAGGGCGAGGGCCAGGTCGTCTTCCGCTACCTGCAGGGCAACCCGAACGGCTCGTACCGCGACATCGCCGGCGTCACGAACGAACGCGGCAACGTCGTCGGCCTCATGCCGCACCCCGAGCACTGCGTCGAGGAGGGCTTCGGCCCCTCGACCGACGGGCTCGCCTTCTTCACGTCCGCCATCACGGCGCTCGCGAGCGTCTGAGGAGACAGCACTGATGACTGAGATGAACACGAGCCCGGAGCCGGGCCAGCTCGCCGCTGCCGAAGAGGGCTTCAGCGCCGAAAGCCAGATCATCGCCGCGCCGAAGACGGACGGTCTCGACACGGTGAGCAAGGCCGAGGCGACGCCCGACGTCGAGCAGCCGTGGGCCGAACTCGGCCTCAAGGACGACGAGTACGCGCGCATCCGCGAGATCCTCGGGCGCCGCCCGACGAGCGCCGAACTCGCGATGTACTCCGTCATGTGGAGCGAGCACTGCTCGTACAAGTCGTCGAAGACGCACCTGCGCCGCTTCGGCGACCTGCCGAGCGAGACGCCGCGCGGCAAGCAGCTCGCCGGCATCGGCGAGAACGCCGGCGTCATCGACATCGGTCAGGGCTGGGCCGTCACCTTCAAGGTCGAGAGCCACAACCACCCGAGCTACATCGAGCCCTACCAGGGCGCCGCGACCGGCGTCGGCGGCATCGTCCGCGACATCATGGCGATGGGTGCGCGCCCGATCGCCGTCATGGATCCGCTGCGCTTCGGCGCGCTCGACCACCCCGACACCGCGCGTGTCCTGCCCGGCGTCGTCGCCGGCATCGGCGGCTACGGCAACTGCCTCGGCCTGCCGAACATCGGTGGCGAGGTCGTGTTCGACGACTGCTACCAGGGCAACCCGCTCGTCAACGCGCTGTGCGTCGGCAAGCTGCGCCACGAGGATCTGCACCTCGCCAAGGCCGCAGGCCAGGGCAACAAGGTCGTGCTGTTCGGCGCCAAGACGGGTGGCGACGGCATCGGCGGTGTCTCCGTGCTCGCCTCCGAGACGTTCGACTCCGAAGGGCCGACGAAGCGACCGGCCGTCCAGGTCGGCGACCCCTTCGCCGAGAAGGTCCTCATCGAGTGCTGCCTCGACCTGTACGCCGCGGGCGTCGTCGAGGGCATCCAGGATCTCGGGGGCGCCGGATTGTCCTGCGCGACATCCGAACTCGCCTCCGCCGGTGACGGCGGCATGCACATCGAACTCGACCGCGTGCCGCTGCGCGACAGCTCGCTGCGCGCCGAGGAGATCCTCATGTCCGAGTCGCAGGAGCGCATGATGGCCGTCGTCACGCCCGACAAGCTCGACGCGTTCATGGCGATCGCCGAGAAGTGGGACGTCGAGGCCGTCGTCCTCGGCGAGGTCACCGACGGTGAGAACCTCGTCATCACCTGGCATGGCGACGTCGTCGTCGACGTGCCGCCGCGCTCCGTCGCGCACGACGGGCCGGTCTACGAGCGCCCGCTCGCGCGACCCGAGTACCTCGACGCGATGCAGGACGACGTGTCGTCGCTGCTGCGCCGACCGGCGTCGGGCCACGAGCTGCGCGCGCAGCTGCTGCAGGTGCTGGGTTCGCCGAACATCGCCGACAAGTCGTGGATCACCGACCAGTACGACCGCTACGTCATGGGCAACACGGCGCTCGCCATGCCTGACGACGCGGGCGTCGTGCGCGTCGACGAGGGCACCGGGCTCGGCGTCGCGCTCTCGACGGACTGCAACGGCCGTTTCGCGAAGCTCGACCCGTTCATCGGCGCGCAGCACGCCGTCGCGGAGGCGTACCGCAACGTCGCGGCCGCCGGCGCGACGCCGCTCGCCGTCTCCGACTGCCTCAACTTCGGCTCGCCCGAGGACGCGGGCGTCATGTGGCAGTTCAGCCAGGCCGTCGACGGCATCATCGAGGCGTGCCGCGCGTTCGGCACTCCCGTGACGGGCGGCAACGTGTCGTTCTACAACCAGACGGGTGACGTCGCGATCCACCCGACGCCCGTCGTCGCCGTCCTCGGCGTGCTCGACGACGTCAGCAAGCGCACGCCGTCGGCGTGGAAGGATGCGGGCCTCGCGCTCTACGTGCTCGGCGAGACGCGGGACGAGCTCGACGGCTCCGAATGGGCCGGCGTCGTGCACAGCCACCTCGGGGGCCTGCCGCCGATGGTGCACCTCGAGAACGAGAAGGCGCTCGCGTCGGTGCTCATCGACGGTGCCCGTGACGGCCTGCTCGCCGCGGCTCACGACCTGTCGTCCGGCGGTCTCGCGGTCGCGTTGGCTGAAGGCGTCATGCGTCATGGTGTCGGTGCGTCGGTGTCGTTCACCGACAACGCGTTCGTGTCGCTGTTCTCCGAGTCGGCCGGTCGCGCCCTCGTCGCGGTGGCACCGGAGCACGTCGAGGCGTTCGAGGCGCTCGCGTCGAAGGCCGGTGTAGCCGCAGCGAAGATCGGCGAGACGGGTGGCGGCGCGCTCGCCGTCGGCGACCTGTTCTCGATCCCGGTCGCCGAGCTCTCCGAGACGCACCAGGTGCCGCTGCGAAAGATCTTCGGCTGACGGCCTGCGCATCGCTGACGGTTGGTGCGCGCTCGTTCGAGAGGCCCATTCCTGGAACCAGGAATGGGCCTCTCGACGTGTTCACGAGGTGCGGGTCCAGGCGTGTGCCCCATCTCGGCTCGGCTGCTCGGATTGGGGCTGAAACTCTGCCATGCCAGATTGCGGCTCTCAACCGGCGAGTCGGGGTCCGAAACTCTGCCATGCGGGATTGCGGCCCTCACGGGTTGGGCGTGCGACGGCGGTGACGCGGCTGGCAGCGCGGGCACCAGAACAGGTTGCGGCCCGCGAACTCCTCGTGTGCCACGGGCGTGCCGCAGACGAGGCACGGTTGCCCCGCGCGTCGATAGACGTAGACCTCGCCGCCGTGCTTGTCGACGCGCGGATCACGCCCCATGGTCTCGGGCGAGTGTTCGTCGCGGACGGTGTCGATGCGGCCGTCGCGTACCCCGAGCGGCATGAGCGCGACGAGGTCCGCCCAGATCGCGTCGAACTCGGTGCGGCGCAAGAACTTCCCCGGCATCTTCGGGTCGAGGCCGTGGCGGAAGAGCACCTCGGCTCGGTAGATGTTGCCGACGCCGTTGAACACCTTCTGGTCCATGAGCAGCGCAGCGATCGGCGTCGACGTGTGGCGGATCCGCACCCACGCGACGTCAGGGTCGGCGTCCACGCGCAACGGGTCGGGCCCGAGCTTGCCGACGATCGCCGCCACCTCGTCCGGCGTCTTGAGCGCGCAGACGTTGGGGCCACGCAGATCCATGACCACACTGCCGCGCGCATCACCGTCGTCGGACGATGCTCCGAGACG
This region of Dermacoccus nishinomiyaensis genomic DNA includes:
- a CDS encoding DUF429 domain-containing protein, which codes for MTGRRAAGEPEVQRPAHGISIGVDLAAAPVNTAAVELGWEGDRATIVDVWGEGRECVSDAVLVSLLDRSDAEIGVDCPFGWPQEFVELVGDQGGGEPGGSEVREASYATPDERQRLVYRATDLDVIEVTKRHGSSADPARPAVRPLSVSADRIAHVCAP
- the purS gene encoding phosphoribosylformylglycinamidine synthase subunit PurS, whose protein sequence is MGHVVVDVMLKSEILDPQGQAVAGALPRLGFEQFTDVRQGKRFVLTVDGDVTDAHLAAAREAADKLLSNPVIEDVVSVHDLKDEQ
- the purQ gene encoding phosphoribosylformylglycinamidine synthase subunit PurQ; this translates as MKIGVITFPGSLDDHDAKRAVRLAGGDPVDLWHGDADLKGVDAVVVPGGFSYGDYLRCGAIARFAPVMDELIPAAQGGMPVLGICNGFQILCESHLLPGALIRNDHQKFLCKDQVLRVENTSTAWTNAFTADQEITIALKNGEGCFVADDATLDRLEGEGQVVFRYLQGNPNGSYRDIAGVTNERGNVVGLMPHPEHCVEEGFGPSTDGLAFFTSAITALASV
- the purL gene encoding phosphoribosylformylglycinamidine synthase subunit PurL, whose protein sequence is MTEMNTSPEPGQLAAAEEGFSAESQIIAAPKTDGLDTVSKAEATPDVEQPWAELGLKDDEYARIREILGRRPTSAELAMYSVMWSEHCSYKSSKTHLRRFGDLPSETPRGKQLAGIGENAGVIDIGQGWAVTFKVESHNHPSYIEPYQGAATGVGGIVRDIMAMGARPIAVMDPLRFGALDHPDTARVLPGVVAGIGGYGNCLGLPNIGGEVVFDDCYQGNPLVNALCVGKLRHEDLHLAKAAGQGNKVVLFGAKTGGDGIGGVSVLASETFDSEGPTKRPAVQVGDPFAEKVLIECCLDLYAAGVVEGIQDLGGAGLSCATSELASAGDGGMHIELDRVPLRDSSLRAEEILMSESQERMMAVVTPDKLDAFMAIAEKWDVEAVVLGEVTDGENLVITWHGDVVVDVPPRSVAHDGPVYERPLARPEYLDAMQDDVSSLLRRPASGHELRAQLLQVLGSPNIADKSWITDQYDRYVMGNTALAMPDDAGVVRVDEGTGLGVALSTDCNGRFAKLDPFIGAQHAVAEAYRNVAAAGATPLAVSDCLNFGSPEDAGVMWQFSQAVDGIIEACRAFGTPVTGGNVSFYNQTGDVAIHPTPVVAVLGVLDDVSKRTPSAWKDAGLALYVLGETRDELDGSEWAGVVHSHLGGLPPMVHLENEKALASVLIDGARDGLLAAAHDLSSGGLAVALAEGVMRHGVGASVSFTDNAFVSLFSESAGRALVAVAPEHVEAFEALASKAGVAAAKIGETGGGALAVGDLFSIPVAELSETHQVPLRKIFG
- a CDS encoding Fpg/Nei family DNA glycosylase — protein: MPEGHVTHRIAGMMNDNFAGRIIKSSSPQGRFAESSARIDGRAFDHAEAYGKHMLVAFEGLDERVNIHLGLLGKFFWTYGVEPGEAPITGAIRWRLGASSDDGDARGSVVMDLRGPNVCALKTPDEVAAIVGKLGPDPLRVDADPDVAWVRIRHTSTPIAALLMDQKVFNGVGNIYRAEVLFRHGLDPKMPGKFLRRTEFDAIWADLVALMPLGVRDGRIDTVRDEHSPETMGRDPRVDKHGGEVYVYRRAGQPCLVCGTPVAHEEFAGRNLFWCPRCQPRHRRRTPNP